A window of the Paenibacillus woosongensis genome harbors these coding sequences:
- the sfnG gene encoding dimethylsulfone monooxygenase SfnG, translating into MSLKFAYWVPNVSGGLVISKIPQKTGWSFEDNARYAQLAEQAGFEYALLQTRFIASYGAENQLEAIALASALAPVTTKLKLIAAVLPGLWHPGTIAKAISTIDQISKGRAAVNIVSGWFKGEFHGFGEPWLDHDERYRRSEEFIRVLKELWTEEETNFQGDFYRIRSAPHKPKPHVVPPVFQGGNSAAARQMAASVSDWYFMNGNTLEGFRSQMEEVNRLAAARNRKLNFGANAFVIVRDTEEEARQVLREIIAHADPEAVEGFRSQVQFAGKASPEREGMWANSNFDDLVQYNDGFKTGLIGTAEQVADRIIELKKAGVDLILTAFLHYDEDIKAFGEKVLPLVREKEAALLSASAT; encoded by the coding sequence ATGTCTTTAAAGTTTGCTTATTGGGTACCGAACGTAAGCGGGGGCTTGGTCATTTCTAAAATTCCGCAAAAAACGGGCTGGTCCTTCGAAGACAATGCGAGGTACGCGCAGTTGGCCGAGCAGGCGGGTTTTGAATATGCGCTGCTTCAGACCCGATTTATCGCCAGCTATGGGGCAGAGAACCAGCTGGAAGCCATCGCACTCGCGTCGGCGCTGGCTCCGGTCACGACGAAGCTGAAGCTGATTGCGGCCGTCCTGCCGGGCCTATGGCATCCCGGAACGATTGCCAAGGCGATATCTACGATCGACCAGATCAGTAAAGGAAGAGCGGCCGTGAATATCGTCAGCGGCTGGTTCAAAGGCGAATTCCATGGTTTCGGCGAGCCTTGGCTTGATCACGATGAGCGGTACCGCAGGTCGGAGGAATTTATCCGCGTGCTGAAAGAGCTGTGGACCGAGGAGGAAACGAACTTTCAGGGAGATTTTTACCGGATCAGGTCGGCTCCTCACAAGCCCAAACCGCATGTCGTCCCCCCGGTGTTTCAGGGCGGAAATTCCGCAGCGGCCCGCCAGATGGCGGCCAGTGTGTCGGACTGGTACTTCATGAACGGCAACACGCTTGAAGGATTCCGCAGCCAGATGGAGGAGGTGAATCGTTTGGCTGCCGCACGAAATCGCAAGCTGAATTTCGGCGCGAACGCCTTCGTCATCGTTAGGGATACGGAGGAGGAAGCGCGTCAGGTTTTGCGCGAAATTATCGCCCATGCCGATCCCGAGGCGGTCGAGGGCTTCCGCAGTCAGGTGCAATTCGCGGGCAAAGCTTCCCCGGAAAGGGAGGGCATGTGGGCGAACTCGAATTTCGATGATCTGGTCCAGTACAATGACGGGTTCAAGACCGGGCTGATCGGAACGGCTGAACAGGTGGCGGACCGCATCATCGAGCTTAAAAAGGCCGGCGTCGATCTCATTCTTACCGCCTTCCTGCACTACGATGAAGATATCAAGGCGTTTGGAGAAAAGGTCCTTCCACTCGTGAGGGAGAAGGAAGCGGCTTTGCTTAGTGCGTCGGCTACCTGA
- a CDS encoding acyl-CoA dehydrogenase family protein, producing the protein MSTHLRQTGASGIQPDYEQLRGEIRTIVDGVIKPRAEEIDREGKFPRENLEALAEAGWNGVLIPVRFGGRGLDHVAFAIAAEEIGKGCPSTSLVYVMHVGAVQTIALYGNEDQKERWLGPVRAGSIGTYSTSERASGGHWWFNFSEASRDGEDYILNAEKSFTTSSGQADFYVFQTRSPGAKTPTDVSFFIVDSKLPGIKPGVWEALGVRGNHSGPITYEGVRVSPEDKLGTEGQGREILESGVSPVYLIGLGSTWLGVAEAALEASVNYVKGMVHRDFNKRLADYQIIRQQLAEVKVLVESLKPWQISLAKKLDELQVQGRPQVELLLPLVEFKIHAAEVANKATKAALDVTGGYGYKRGIFERLFRDARAGIAMGPSNNIAREWIGKALVGLPLELWHEGGD; encoded by the coding sequence ATGAGCACGCATCTTCGTCAAACCGGCGCAAGCGGCATTCAGCCGGATTATGAACAGCTTCGCGGTGAAATCCGAACGATCGTAGACGGGGTCATCAAGCCTCGCGCGGAGGAAATCGACCGGGAGGGGAAATTCCCGAGAGAAAATCTGGAGGCGCTGGCGGAGGCCGGCTGGAACGGTGTCCTCATTCCCGTGCGTTTTGGGGGAAGAGGTCTGGATCATGTTGCCTTTGCGATCGCCGCGGAGGAAATCGGCAAAGGCTGCCCCTCGACTTCGCTGGTCTATGTCATGCATGTCGGGGCCGTGCAAACCATAGCCTTATACGGCAATGAAGACCAGAAAGAACGCTGGCTGGGGCCTGTCCGGGCAGGCTCGATCGGTACTTATTCGACCAGCGAACGAGCTTCGGGCGGACATTGGTGGTTTAATTTCAGCGAAGCTTCGCGGGACGGTGAAGACTATATTCTGAATGCGGAAAAGTCGTTCACGACCAGTTCCGGTCAGGCGGATTTCTATGTATTTCAAACGAGATCTCCGGGGGCGAAAACACCGACGGATGTCAGTTTTTTTATCGTCGATAGCAAGCTTCCGGGAATTAAGCCGGGGGTTTGGGAAGCGCTCGGCGTGCGCGGCAACCACAGCGGACCGATTACGTACGAAGGGGTTCGGGTCTCTCCCGAGGATAAGCTTGGAACGGAAGGGCAGGGCCGCGAAATTTTGGAAAGCGGCGTCTCTCCGGTATACCTGATCGGGCTGGGCTCGACTTGGCTTGGGGTCGCGGAAGCCGCACTCGAAGCCTCGGTCAACTACGTAAAAGGAATGGTTCACCGTGATTTCAACAAGCGGCTGGCGGACTATCAGATTATTCGCCAGCAGCTGGCGGAAGTAAAAGTACTGGTCGAAAGCTTGAAGCCGTGGCAAATTTCGCTCGCGAAGAAGCTGGATGAGCTGCAGGTGCAGGGACGTCCGCAGGTGGAACTGCTCCTCCCCTTGGTGGAATTCAAAATCCATGCGGCTGAGGTAGCCAACAAAGCGACGAAGGCTGCTCTTGACGTGACGGGAGGCTACGGTTACAAAAGAGGCATCTTCGAAAGATTGTTCCGGGACGCGCGGGCGGGAATCGCGATGGGGCCCTCCAATAACATTGCAAGGGAATGGATCGGAAAAGCGCTGGTCGGCCTGCCGTTGGAGCTGTGGCACGAGGGAGGAGATTAG